Proteins encoded by one window of Tunturibacter psychrotolerans:
- a CDS encoding efflux transporter outer membrane subunit, with amino-acid sequence MNNLQFTFAICPTLAMLLMTGCMVGPKYHTPPAVAQAPPATYKESPAQFQDTDGWKVAQPQDAMLHGKWWEIYNDPELNTLEERLNIDNQNIKQFFANFMEARTLIAQARSQLYPTASVGPSYQRAKTSSNLGTSSVANPGRQSSVGSLPATVSWEPDLWGRVRSTIHEEQYNAQLSAADLENERLTEQASLATFFFEIRGQDALQAILNDTVEADKKALELTQAQYDTGVGDRISVVEAQNTLQNVQAQAINLGVARAQFEHAIAMLVGANASDFSIPVKPVSVTPPPIPIGLPSALLERRPDIAASERNMAAANAEIGIATAAYYPDVALSASGGFESSTFKHLFDWPSRFWSIGPTVSETVFDAGLRRATVRQFVEVYNADVASYRQTVLTGFQQVEDALASVRILSQQLIQQQQAVTSAEEFVTLETARYQTGIDPYVDVVTAQTTLLTDRQAVATLRVQEMTSSVQLIEALGGGWDRSQLPTPAQVSQKLTKAETTVQR; translated from the coding sequence ATGAATAATCTTCAATTCACCTTTGCGATATGCCCGACACTTGCGATGCTTCTGATGACTGGATGCATGGTCGGGCCGAAGTACCATACGCCGCCGGCGGTGGCTCAGGCGCCTCCTGCGACTTACAAAGAGTCGCCGGCACAGTTTCAGGATACGGATGGCTGGAAGGTGGCGCAGCCGCAGGACGCGATGCTGCATGGGAAGTGGTGGGAGATCTACAACGATCCCGAGTTGAATACGCTGGAAGAGCGACTGAACATCGATAACCAGAACATCAAGCAGTTTTTCGCGAACTTCATGGAGGCTCGGACCCTGATCGCGCAGGCACGATCGCAGCTTTATCCGACCGCATCTGTGGGTCCTTCGTACCAACGCGCCAAGACGTCGTCAAATCTGGGAACCTCCAGTGTTGCGAATCCCGGACGGCAAAGTTCTGTGGGCTCTCTACCAGCGACGGTTTCGTGGGAGCCGGATCTCTGGGGTAGAGTACGGAGCACGATTCACGAGGAGCAGTACAACGCGCAGTTGAGTGCTGCGGATCTCGAGAATGAGCGACTAACAGAACAGGCTAGTCTCGCTACGTTCTTCTTCGAGATACGCGGTCAGGATGCGCTGCAGGCGATTTTGAATGACACGGTGGAGGCGGATAAGAAGGCGCTGGAGTTGACGCAGGCGCAGTATGATACCGGGGTCGGCGATCGTATTTCAGTGGTGGAAGCGCAGAACACGCTGCAGAATGTGCAGGCGCAAGCGATCAATCTTGGTGTGGCGCGAGCACAGTTCGAACATGCGATCGCGATGCTTGTAGGAGCCAACGCATCAGACTTTTCTATTCCAGTTAAGCCTGTGAGCGTAACTCCGCCGCCGATTCCGATCGGTCTTCCTTCGGCGCTGTTGGAACGACGTCCTGACATTGCTGCCTCGGAGCGAAACATGGCGGCTGCAAACGCCGAGATCGGCATCGCAACGGCGGCGTACTATCCGGATGTCGCGTTGAGCGCATCAGGAGGATTCGAGAGCTCGACGTTCAAGCATCTGTTCGACTGGCCGAGCAGGTTCTGGTCCATTGGGCCAACGGTCAGTGAGACGGTCTTCGATGCTGGATTGCGTCGGGCGACGGTGCGTCAGTTTGTGGAGGTTTATAACGCCGACGTCGCCAGTTATCGGCAGACTGTTCTTACGGGGTTTCAGCAGGTGGAGGATGCGCTCGCTTCGGTTCGGATTCTTTCGCAGCAACTGATTCAGCAGCAGCAGGCGGTAACGTCGGCTGAAGAGTTTGTAACGCTGGAGACGGCTCGGTATCAGACGGGCATTGATCCATACGTCGATGTGGTGACGGCACAGACGACTCTGCTGACCGACAGACAGGCGGTGGCGACCCTGCGAGTGCAGGAGATGACGTCTTCGGTTCAGCTGATTGAGGCGTTGGGCGGAGGATGGGATCGCTCGCAACTGCCTACTCCGGCGCAGGTATCGCAAAAACTCACGAAGGCGGAGACAACGGTTCAGCGTTGA